One Candidatus Zixiibacteriota bacterium genomic window carries:
- a CDS encoding anhydro-N-acetylmuramic acid kinase, with protein MSLRRLISRARLTVLGLNSGTSADGLDLAVVQVGRGREKILMRGGGAVRFPRPLRAAILATADSRTVEPAELVRLDNYLGQVMGRAAAGFLKTLSRRGIAVDLIGSHGQTVRHVPEPVRMGGMAVRGTLQIGSPDQVAAATGCVTVGDFRQAEVALGGEGAPITTGAMHWLFASPREPRLIVNIGGIANYFYLPPTASGEAPTARDCGPGNSLSDALMARSFGRQFDRDGRMARRGRIDPRLLAALMESLGFARRRRSTGRELFGADLADEVVRLGRRRRLRPEDLLATAGELTALGIARALHRLPASDPPPRRVYLMGGGRHNQFMVERLGEHLPGWSVEAIDQLGVDGDLVEAAAYAVMAAACVRGEPLSGARTFGVARAIAGRIVQPPAG; from the coding sequence ATGTCGCTGCGGCGCCTCATATCGCGAGCGCGGCTGACCGTGCTCGGATTGAACTCGGGCACCTCGGCCGACGGACTGGATCTGGCGGTGGTGCAGGTGGGCCGCGGCCGGGAGAAGATCCTCATGCGGGGCGGCGGGGCCGTGCGGTTCCCGCGGCCGCTGCGGGCCGCGATCCTGGCGACCGCCGACAGCCGCACGGTGGAACCGGCCGAGCTGGTTCGCTTGGACAACTACCTGGGACAGGTCATGGGGAGAGCGGCCGCCGGGTTTCTGAAGACGCTTTCGCGCCGGGGGATCGCGGTCGATCTGATCGGTTCGCACGGGCAGACGGTGCGGCATGTCCCGGAGCCGGTGCGCATGGGGGGAATGGCGGTGCGCGGGACGCTGCAGATCGGATCGCCCGACCAGGTGGCGGCGGCGACCGGGTGCGTGACGGTGGGGGACTTCCGCCAGGCGGAGGTCGCGCTCGGCGGCGAAGGGGCGCCGATCACCACGGGGGCGATGCACTGGCTCTTCGCATCGCCGCGCGAGCCGCGCCTGATCGTGAACATCGGGGGGATAGCCAATTATTTCTATCTCCCGCCGACGGCGTCGGGCGAGGCGCCCACGGCGCGCGACTGCGGTCCGGGCAACAGCCTCTCCGATGCGCTCATGGCGCGGTCGTTCGGGCGGCAGTTCGACCGGGACGGGCGCATGGCCAGGCGGGGGCGGATCGACCCGCGCCTGCTGGCGGCGCTGATGGAAAGTCTGGGGTTTGCACGGCGCCGCCGGTCGACCGGGAGAGAGCTCTTCGGGGCGGATCTCGCCGATGAGGTGGTCCGGCTGGGGCGGCGGCGCCGGCTTCGGCCGGAGGATCTGCTGGCCACGGCGGGGGAGTTGACGGCCCTCGGGATCGCCCGCGCCCTGCACCGCCTTCCCGCCTCCGATCCGCCGCCGCGGCGGGTGTATCTCATGGGCGGGGGACGGCACAACCAGTTCATGGTCGAACGCCTGGGGGAGCATCTCCCCGGGTGGTCAGTTGAGGCGATAGATCAGTTGGGAGTGGACGGCGACTTGGTGGAGGCGGCGGCCTATGCGGTGATGGCGGCGGCGTGCGTACGCGGGGAGCCTCTCTCCGGAGCGAGGACATTCGGTGTCGCTCGGGCAATCGCGGGGCGCATCGTGCAGCCGCCGGCGGGGTGA